TCCAATAGGGTTCGGCAGGCGCAGAAAGGGACAAGCAAGCAATGGAGGACAAACGGGAATACCTCGCGGGAAGTCTGTTTTGCAACTCAATATGCCCCACGGAGCTGGGATAGTTTTAACGCAGACTGGAAGTATCCCAGTAATATATTGCCCTTTCCGGCAGTTGTAAGTAATTCCCGCGAAAAAGTAAATCACCCGACCCAAAAGCCTGTATCGTTATTAATGTATCTTATTAAGACTTATACGCAAGAAGACGCTTTAATCCTTGACACCTTTATGGGCTCCGGCACAACCGGTGTCGCTTGTATCAATACCGGCCGCAAGTTTATCGGTATAGAACTGGATGACAATTATTTTAGCATCGCTAAAACGAGGATTGAAAACGCGATAAGAGAAAAAGAACGACGCCTTTTCAGTGAGCAAGGAGCGGCGGCAAATGCCTGACAAGTTTATCCAGAAAGAGGCACTCGATTATATCAAAAATAAAAATCTCAAAGTCGGTTTCAGCTATAAAGACGTATGGAACGAAGAGCATGCGACGGCTTTTACCGTTGCAAAAGCGATGCAGATCGATGTTTTAAGCGATATGAAAAAGGCGGTTGAAAAGGCGATAAAGGACGGGCAGAGCTTTGAAAGCTTTAAGAAAAACATAAAGCCGACCTTGCAACAAAAGGGATGGTGGGGCAAAAAGCAAATGACCGATCCGCTTACCGGACGCGAAGTC
This Treponema socranskii subsp. buccale DNA region includes the following protein-coding sequences:
- a CDS encoding DNA-methyltransferase — translated: MEMNENIKLLHGDCIELFPKIPDASIDAIITDPPYGITKCDWDKVVPFDSLWKHYNRVLKRNGVIVIFGTEPFTSELVCSNKKMFREKLTWQKHRPSNMGNAKRMHLKYSEDIIVFSFGRNIYNPQMQPRTSNRVRQAQKGTSKQWRTNGNTSREVCFATQYAPRSWDSFNADWKYPSNILPFPAVVSNSREKVNHPTQKPVSLLMYLIKTYTQEDALILDTFMGSGTTGVACINTGRKFIGIELDDNYFSIAKTRIENAIREKERRLFSEQGAAANA